In a genomic window of Halobiforma lacisalsi AJ5:
- the arcD gene encoding arginine/ornithine antiporter ArcD: protein MVDFEPKSYEDFDPERRPSFGEALLPIAGMIMFLAVGIVYLGLDAQMPLLWGIAFIGLIARYHWGYSWDELFDGISNSIVMGLGAIFILFVIYMLIASWIDAGTIPFIMYWGLEFLTPSVFVPLAALLSFVVAMAVGSSWTTAGSLGIALVGIGAGLGIPEPLTAGAILSGVYMGDKQSPLSDTTLLASGVSNVDLWDHVRGMFPNTIIIGVISLVLYTILGLTADTGGAGDAAGQVAEIQGALAGTYELSVLVLIPLIITFGFAIAGYPALPALGAGVFSGAGVSVLIQGRGFAEAWDIIHYGTGPETGVELVNELLASGGLNGSIWVITIVFGALSIGGLLEITGVLAVLAHNTAKAVRGVGSATLATAIGPLLMNVLTADQYMSIVVPGMTFRDLHDEYDLDGTSLSRTLEETGTVSEAMIPWNSGGVFMAAALGVPVLSYLPYFFVGLLSPILVVIMGFTGWKMYMKEPEEPTEQPAEAVA, encoded by the coding sequence ATGGTAGATTTCGAACCGAAAAGTTACGAGGATTTCGATCCCGAACGGCGACCGTCGTTCGGTGAAGCACTGTTACCGATAGCCGGGATGATCATGTTCCTGGCTGTCGGTATCGTCTATCTCGGGCTCGACGCACAGATGCCCCTGCTCTGGGGGATCGCCTTCATCGGGCTCATCGCACGATACCACTGGGGGTACTCGTGGGACGAACTCTTCGACGGTATCTCGAACAGTATCGTGATGGGACTCGGGGCGATCTTCATCCTCTTCGTGATTTATATGTTGATCGCCTCGTGGATCGACGCCGGGACCATCCCCTTCATCATGTACTGGGGGCTCGAGTTCCTCACGCCGAGCGTCTTCGTCCCGCTTGCCGCACTCCTTTCGTTCGTGGTCGCGATGGCGGTCGGGTCTTCCTGGACCACGGCGGGTTCGCTCGGTATCGCACTGGTCGGTATCGGCGCCGGGCTCGGCATTCCCGAGCCGTTGACCGCCGGTGCGATCCTGTCGGGCGTCTACATGGGTGACAAACAGTCGCCGCTGTCGGACACCACCCTGCTCGCGTCCGGTGTCAGTAACGTCGATCTGTGGGACCACGTTCGCGGGATGTTCCCGAACACGATCATCATCGGCGTCATCTCGCTCGTGCTGTACACGATCCTCGGGCTCACCGCCGATACAGGTGGCGCTGGAGACGCGGCCGGACAGGTCGCCGAAATTCAGGGTGCCCTCGCCGGCACGTACGAACTGTCCGTTCTCGTCCTGATTCCCCTGATCATCACGTTCGGGTTCGCGATCGCGGGCTATCCCGCACTGCCGGCGCTCGGTGCTGGCGTGTTCTCCGGTGCTGGTGTCTCGGTCCTCATTCAGGGCCGTGGATTCGCCGAAGCGTGGGATATCATCCACTACGGTACCGGTCCCGAAACCGGCGTCGAACTGGTCAACGAACTCCTCGCGAGCGGTGGCCTCAACGGCTCGATCTGGGTCATCACCATCGTCTTCGGTGCCCTGTCGATCGGTGGGCTGCTAGAGATCACGGGCGTGCTGGCGGTACTTGCCCACAACACTGCCAAAGCCGTCCGCGGCGTCGGGAGTGCAACGCTCGCAACCGCCATCGGTCCGCTCCTGATGAACGTCCTCACGGCCGACCAGTACATGTCCATCGTTGTGCCGGGCATGACGTTCCGCGACCTCCACGACGAATACGACCTCGACGGGACGAGCCTCTCCCGGACTCTCGAGGAGACGGGTACCGTCTCGGAGGCGATGATCCCGTGGAACTCCGGGGGCGTCTTCATGGCTGCCGCACTGGGCGTGCCCGTGCTTAGCTACCTCCCGTACTTCTTCGTGGGGCTGCTGTCGCCGATCCTGGTCGTCATCATGGGCTTCACCGGGTGGAAGATGTACATGAAGGAACCGGAAGAACCGACGGAGCAGCCGGCCGAAGCGGTCGCGTAA
- a CDS encoding arginine--tRNA ligase, with product MLYQLRQDLITGLRDATADAGYDYEIDISDIEVEDVTDEEKGEFSSPLSFSIAADAGEPPVAVAESIADAHRANGLPDGIETVTVEGGHINYHADRSALANETLSAILEDGTEYGTRTVTESDTILADVSSPNIAKPLHVGHLRNTILSDAVMNVLEARGHDVTRDNHLGDWGVQFGNLMHEYTEFGNESDFESDPIEHLLELYQQFEQRDSMLEDLEENEPVTDRFKESVEEEREYHTESGKEWFARLEQDDEQAVDLWETFREVSIDRFEETYADLGVDFDIWMGESFYAREGWNDVVIEKALENDVAMRGEGEAVYIPIYPDDYENVGDPNAADVDPSLDRAREMLEESDDLEDADFEPFYIVKSDGSTLYGTRDLATIEYRLQEYDADQSVYVVANEQDRYFQQLFVAARKMGYDDIKLKHIDYGLISLPEGSMSTRKGQIITAREVLDRARDRARDIVEEKGRSAEGEIQTVANKIALATVKYEMVASKRARDITFDIDESVSLEGDTGPYVQYAATRGYSILDGADAVPAADQIDPSNFNETDVELLYELARYPIVLERCEERYDAAPLAHYLLELAHVFNSFYHKNQVLEAETARDERLVLTEATTQVFENGLDLLGIDVLEQM from the coding sequence ATGCTTTATCAGCTTCGACAGGATCTGATTACGGGGCTCCGCGATGCGACGGCGGACGCGGGGTACGACTACGAAATCGACATCTCGGACATCGAAGTCGAAGACGTCACCGACGAGGAAAAAGGGGAGTTCTCCTCGCCACTCTCGTTCTCGATCGCGGCAGACGCGGGCGAACCCCCCGTGGCCGTCGCGGAATCGATCGCAGACGCCCATCGCGCGAACGGGCTTCCGGACGGGATCGAGACGGTCACCGTCGAGGGCGGCCACATCAACTACCACGCGGACAGGTCGGCGCTCGCGAACGAGACGCTGTCGGCGATCCTCGAGGACGGGACCGAGTACGGCACCCGCACGGTCACCGAATCGGATACGATCCTCGCCGACGTTTCCTCCCCCAACATCGCCAAGCCACTCCACGTGGGCCACCTGCGGAATACGATCCTCAGCGACGCCGTCATGAACGTTCTCGAGGCGCGGGGCCACGACGTCACCCGCGACAACCATCTCGGCGACTGGGGGGTGCAGTTCGGGAACCTGATGCACGAGTACACGGAGTTCGGCAACGAGTCGGACTTCGAGTCGGACCCGATCGAGCACCTACTCGAGTTGTACCAGCAGTTCGAACAGCGCGACTCGATGCTCGAGGACCTCGAGGAGAACGAACCCGTCACCGACCGCTTCAAAGAGTCCGTCGAGGAGGAGCGCGAGTACCACACCGAAAGCGGCAAGGAGTGGTTCGCCCGCCTCGAACAGGACGACGAACAGGCAGTCGACCTCTGGGAGACGTTCCGGGAAGTGAGTATCGACCGCTTCGAGGAGACCTACGCCGACCTCGGCGTCGACTTCGACATCTGGATGGGCGAGAGCTTCTACGCCCGCGAGGGCTGGAACGACGTCGTCATCGAGAAGGCACTCGAGAACGACGTCGCTATGCGCGGCGAAGGCGAAGCGGTGTACATCCCGATCTACCCGGACGACTACGAGAACGTGGGCGACCCGAACGCGGCGGACGTCGACCCCTCGCTCGACCGCGCTCGCGAGATGCTCGAGGAAAGCGACGACCTCGAGGACGCCGACTTCGAGCCGTTCTATATCGTCAAGTCCGACGGCTCGACGCTGTATGGCACCCGGGACCTGGCGACCATCGAGTACCGTCTCCAGGAGTACGACGCGGACCAGTCCGTCTACGTCGTCGCGAACGAACAGGACCGGTACTTCCAGCAGCTGTTCGTCGCCGCCCGGAAGATGGGGTACGACGACATCAAGCTCAAGCACATCGACTACGGCCTGATCAGCCTGCCCGAGGGCAGCATGTCGACCCGGAAGGGACAGATCATCACCGCTCGCGAAGTGCTCGACCGTGCCCGGGACCGCGCCCGAGACATCGTCGAGGAGAAGGGCCGCAGCGCCGAGGGGGAGATCCAGACGGTCGCGAACAAAATCGCGCTGGCGACTGTCAAGTACGAGATGGTCGCCTCCAAGCGGGCACGAGACATCACCTTCGACATCGACGAGTCGGTGTCGCTCGAGGGCGACACGGGACCCTACGTCCAGTACGCGGCGACTCGAGGGTACAGCATCCTCGACGGTGCGGACGCCGTCCCGGCTGCCGACCAGATCGATCCGTCGAACTTCAACGAGACGGACGTGGAACTGCTGTACGAACTCGCTCGCTACCCGATCGTTCTGGAGCGCTGTGAGGAGCGATACGACGCGGCGCCGCTTGCCCACTACCTCCTCGAACTTGCCCACGTGTTCAACTCCTTCTACCACAAGAACCAGGTTCTGGAGGCCGAGACGGCCCGGGACGAGCGTCTCGTGCTGACCGAGGCGACGACGCAGGTCTTCGAGAACGGGCTCGACCTGCTCGGCATCGACGTGCTCGAGCAGATGTAA
- the pyrI gene encoding aspartate carbamoyltransferase regulatory subunit, with protein sequence MSNEDDQHLQVSKIQDGTVIDHIRAGQALKVLGILGIDGTNDEQVTVGMNVSSDRHGRKDIVKIEGRELSQDEVDVLSVIAPNATINIVRNYEVAEKRRVDRPEVVEGVLSCPNPNCITANDEPVSSRFEVLDDGMRCRYCEQIVSEDIPSLIDPE encoded by the coding sequence ATGAGTAACGAGGACGACCAACACCTTCAGGTCAGCAAGATTCAGGACGGCACCGTCATCGACCACATCCGTGCCGGACAGGCGCTCAAAGTGCTTGGTATTCTGGGAATCGACGGAACGAACGACGAACAGGTCACGGTCGGGATGAACGTCTCGTCGGACCGCCACGGTCGCAAGGACATCGTCAAAATCGAGGGTCGTGAACTGAGCCAGGACGAGGTCGACGTCCTCTCGGTGATCGCGCCGAACGCGACGATCAACATCGTCCGGAACTACGAAGTCGCCGAAAAGCGCCGCGTCGACCGGCCCGAGGTCGTCGAAGGCGTCCTCTCCTGTCCGAACCCGAACTGTATCACCGCCAACGACGAACCCGTAAGTTCCCGGTTCGAAGTGCTGGACGACGGGATGCGGTGTCGGTACTGTGAACAAATCGTCAGCGAGGACATTCCCTCGCTGATCGATCCCGAGTAA
- the pyrB gene encoding aspartate carbamoyltransferase encodes MHLDHLVTSKQLSRADIETVLDRAAEIDADPGAFTDRYSDAVLGLLFFEPSTRTKMSFDTAMKRLGGDVVDMGSVDSSSVKKGETLADTVRVIEGYADALVLRHPQQGAAQMASEFVDVPLLNAGDGAGHHPTQTLLDLYTIRENAGLEDLTIGIMGDLKYGRTVHSLAHALTNFDVHQHFISPESLQLPREVVYDLHQEQDGTQIREHDELEGILPDLDVLYVTRIQRERFPDENEYQQVAGEYQIGPDHLEDASDDLTIMHPLPRVDEIAPEIDDTDHAAYFEQAHNGVPVRMALLDLLLTNAGGETDE; translated from the coding sequence ATGCACCTCGACCACCTCGTCACCAGCAAGCAACTGTCGCGGGCGGACATCGAAACCGTCCTCGACCGGGCAGCCGAGATCGATGCCGACCCAGGGGCATTCACCGACCGTTACTCCGACGCCGTCCTCGGGCTCCTCTTTTTCGAACCGAGCACCCGCACGAAAATGAGCTTCGACACCGCCATGAAACGCCTCGGCGGCGACGTCGTCGACATGGGCTCGGTCGACTCCTCGAGCGTCAAGAAGGGAGAGACGCTGGCGGATACGGTTCGAGTCATCGAGGGCTACGCGGACGCGCTGGTGCTGCGCCACCCCCAGCAGGGCGCAGCCCAGATGGCCAGCGAGTTCGTCGACGTGCCGCTGTTGAACGCCGGCGACGGCGCCGGTCACCATCCCACACAAACCCTGCTCGACCTCTACACTATCCGCGAGAACGCCGGCCTCGAGGATCTGACGATCGGGATCATGGGGGACCTGAAGTACGGGCGGACGGTCCACTCGCTGGCCCACGCGCTGACGAACTTCGACGTCCACCAGCACTTCATCAGCCCCGAGAGCCTCCAACTTCCGCGGGAGGTCGTCTACGACCTCCATCAGGAACAGGACGGCACCCAGATCCGCGAACACGACGAACTCGAGGGAATCCTGCCGGACCTGGACGTCCTCTACGTGACTCGCATCCAGCGTGAACGGTTCCCCGACGAAAACGAGTACCAGCAAGTCGCCGGCGAGTACCAGATCGGCCCCGACCACCTCGAGGACGCCAGCGACGACCTGACGATCATGCACCCACTTCCCCGCGTCGACGAGATCGCACCCGAAATCGACGATACCGACCACGCGGCCTACTTCGAACAGGCCCACAACGGCGTCCCCGTCCGAATGGCGCTGTTAGATCTGCTGCTCACGAACGCCGGAGGTGAGACCGATGAGTAA
- a CDS encoding universal stress protein, with translation MHVLVPIDDSDPAREALEYAFSNVPDAEFTALHVVEPSVAAHRGDDAPYGVELPVATDDDRLEATFGPARSLADEHGCSLTTEVLAGSPARSIVQFATDTDVDRIVIGSHGRTGVSRVLLGSVAERVVRRAPVPVTVVR, from the coding sequence ATGCACGTCCTCGTTCCGATCGACGACTCCGATCCCGCTCGCGAGGCACTCGAGTACGCCTTCAGCAACGTCCCCGACGCCGAGTTCACCGCCTTGCACGTCGTCGAACCGTCGGTCGCCGCCCATCGCGGCGACGACGCGCCCTACGGCGTGGAGTTACCCGTCGCGACCGACGACGACCGTCTCGAGGCGACCTTCGGGCCCGCGCGGTCGCTGGCGGACGAGCATGGGTGTTCGCTGACGACCGAGGTACTCGCCGGCTCCCCGGCCCGGTCTATCGTCCAGTTCGCGACGGACACGGACGTCGACCGTATCGTCATCGGCAGCCACGGCCGCACCGGGGTCAGTCGGGTCCTGCTGGGGAGCGTCGCGGAACGGGTCGTTCGGCGCGCGCCGGTTCCGGTGACCGTCGTCAGGTAG
- a CDS encoding TIGR00341 family protein: MRYLEITVPADRRRAILDVLDEEGIEYVVTEEVTASAVDDAAVVRLPLPTRAVEPVLDRLADAGLEAGRVVVIDAQTVVSSEFDDLLERYSRGGTRGPRTSRQVLRTKADEFTPSLSVYLVMLLISAVVATAGLLADSPAVVVGSMVIAPLLGPALAASVGIVTGDDDLRSTGFRYQTLGVAIVILASIGLATLARLGGLEPGGVDIVVVAELEERVSPNLLSIAVALGAGVAGILSLTRGFSEAIVGVMIAAALIPPAAAVGITAAWGMYGAAVGALVLVVVNVLSINLAALVTLWVAGYRPQGLFDVSPTRKRTATYGVVFGVALLVLAAPLAGITLLEFQATQLKSSADEAVADALEEPEHADLEEESVEVVLDDDYPVRSIDRVVVAVRGPDPGPDPELSDRIYERIVESEGPVVVEVRYLVGEQRGQRDTSGDWIGKLIVHTAGDGR, encoded by the coding sequence ATGCGGTACCTCGAGATCACCGTTCCCGCCGATCGTCGACGTGCCATCCTCGACGTACTCGACGAGGAAGGAATCGAGTACGTCGTCACCGAGGAGGTGACGGCGTCCGCTGTCGACGATGCGGCGGTCGTTCGGCTTCCACTCCCGACCCGTGCCGTCGAACCAGTACTCGACCGACTGGCCGACGCCGGCCTCGAAGCGGGTCGCGTCGTCGTCATCGACGCTCAGACGGTCGTTTCGAGCGAGTTCGATGACCTGCTAGAGCGGTACAGCCGTGGCGGAACGAGAGGCCCCCGGACCTCGAGACAGGTGTTGCGGACGAAGGCGGACGAGTTCACGCCGTCGCTCTCGGTGTACCTCGTCATGCTACTGATCAGTGCCGTCGTCGCGACCGCGGGACTGCTGGCGGACTCGCCCGCGGTCGTCGTCGGGTCGATGGTCATCGCGCCGTTGCTCGGTCCCGCACTGGCTGCCAGCGTCGGCATCGTCACCGGTGACGACGACCTGCGATCCACGGGGTTCCGGTACCAGACGCTCGGTGTCGCCATCGTGATCCTGGCATCGATCGGGCTCGCGACGCTCGCCCGACTCGGCGGGCTCGAACCGGGTGGTGTCGACATCGTCGTCGTCGCCGAACTCGAGGAGCGGGTCTCGCCGAACCTGCTCTCTATCGCGGTCGCACTCGGGGCCGGCGTGGCGGGTATCCTGAGTCTGACGCGGGGCTTCTCCGAAGCGATCGTCGGCGTGATGATCGCGGCCGCGCTGATCCCGCCGGCGGCAGCCGTCGGCATCACGGCTGCCTGGGGGATGTACGGCGCGGCCGTGGGAGCGCTCGTGCTCGTCGTCGTCAACGTCCTGTCGATCAACCTCGCCGCGCTGGTCACGCTGTGGGTCGCCGGCTACCGGCCGCAGGGGCTGTTCGACGTGTCGCCGACACGCAAGCGTACGGCCACCTACGGGGTCGTCTTCGGGGTCGCGTTGCTCGTCCTCGCCGCGCCGCTGGCCGGAATCACGCTGCTCGAGTTCCAGGCAACCCAGTTGAAATCGTCCGCCGACGAGGCGGTCGCCGACGCGCTCGAGGAACCTGAACACGCCGACCTCGAGGAGGAATCCGTCGAAGTCGTTCTGGACGACGACTATCCGGTCCGCTCGATCGATCGCGTCGTGGTGGCGGTTCGCGGTCCCGATCCCGGCCCCGATCCGGAACTCAGCGATCGGATCTACGAGCGCATCGTCGAGTCCGAGGGCCCAGTCGTCGTCGAAGTCAGGTACCTCGTCGGCGAACAGCGCGGTCAGCGAGATACCAGTGGAGACTGGATCGGGAAACTGATCGTACACACGGCGGGCGACGGTCGGTGA
- a CDS encoding universal stress protein — protein sequence MYDTILVPTDGSDPANRAVEHALTLADRYDADVHALYCVETHRYGEPALSSAEIVLTRLEEQGQAMLEELADRADNVGIECESTVCHGRPWEEVRKKAEELDADLVVIGFQGQSHERTGKIGSVAERVVRTADRPVLTA from the coding sequence ATGTACGACACGATACTCGTTCCGACGGACGGGAGCGACCCGGCGAATCGCGCGGTCGAACACGCACTGACGCTCGCCGACCGGTACGACGCCGACGTACATGCGTTGTACTGCGTCGAGACCCACCGGTACGGCGAACCCGCATTGAGCAGCGCCGAGATCGTCCTCACCCGACTCGAGGAGCAGGGCCAGGCGATGCTCGAGGAACTCGCGGACCGGGCGGACAACGTGGGGATCGAGTGCGAGTCCACCGTCTGTCACGGGCGGCCCTGGGAAGAGGTCCGGAAGAAAGCCGAGGAACTCGACGCCGACCTGGTCGTGATCGGGTTCCAGGGCCAGAGTCACGAGCGGACGGGGAAGATCGGCAGCGTGGCGGAACGCGTCGTCAGGACGGCGGATCGTCCGGTGTTGACCGCCTGA
- a CDS encoding universal stress protein, translating to MYETILVATDGSEPGSRAAEHAIDLASTFDADLHATYVVDTRRYGGSVVDDSGEVLSDLEDRGNEILSDIAARASVDVERELRQGRPHEEIGALAEEIDADLIVLGNRGLGSGGEIGSVAERVVRYVDRPVLTA from the coding sequence ATGTACGAGACGATCCTCGTCGCGACCGACGGAAGCGAACCAGGGAGCCGTGCGGCCGAACACGCGATCGACCTCGCATCGACGTTCGACGCCGACCTCCACGCGACGTACGTGGTCGACACCCGACGGTACGGCGGTTCGGTGGTAGACGACTCGGGCGAGGTCCTCTCCGACCTCGAGGACCGGGGAAACGAGATCCTCTCCGATATCGCCGCTCGAGCGTCCGTCGACGTGGAACGGGAACTCCGCCAGGGTCGCCCTCACGAGGAGATCGGTGCCCTCGCGGAGGAGATCGACGCCGATTTGATCGTGCTCGGGAACCGCGGGCTGGGATCCGGTGGCGAGATCGGGAGCGTCGCGGAGCGTGTCGTCAGGTACGTCGACCGGCCGGTGCTGACCGCTTGA
- a CDS encoding universal stress protein — protein sequence MVRLELSNRTMISVDTVLVPTDGSAGAEATIARAIDLAETYGAAVHALYVVDEGIGATDADLDADQLEAASAHSEPRGRDATIQVTNRAEERGLETAREVREGVPHRSILSYADEHDVDLIAMGTHGRTRAGEERARMGSTTERVITLGDVPVLSVPLTADTPDDPELERVVVPTDGSDAAERAADGALEIAERYDAEIRPVYVVDATIYDLEDAPRSIIGLLSEGGENATETVAAAAAERDLEAVTAVRRGVPADELLEYATDVGADLVVMGTRGRAAGAADDRLLGSTTARVVSRAEVPVLVVE from the coding sequence ATGGTTCGTCTCGAACTCTCGAACAGGACCATGATATCCGTCGATACCGTGCTCGTCCCGACCGACGGCAGCGCCGGCGCAGAGGCGACGATCGCCCGTGCGATCGACCTGGCCGAGACGTACGGAGCGGCCGTCCACGCCCTGTACGTCGTCGACGAAGGGATCGGTGCCACCGACGCCGACCTCGATGCCGACCAACTCGAGGCTGCGTCGGCCCACTCCGAGCCCCGCGGCCGCGACGCGACGATTCAGGTCACGAACCGCGCCGAAGAGCGGGGGCTCGAGACCGCCCGTGAGGTTCGGGAGGGTGTTCCCCACCGGTCGATCCTCTCGTACGCCGACGAACATGACGTCGACCTGATCGCAATGGGGACCCACGGTCGAACGCGAGCCGGCGAGGAACGCGCTCGCATGGGGAGTACCACCGAGCGCGTGATCACGCTCGGCGACGTACCCGTGCTTTCCGTACCGTTGACGGCCGATACCCCGGACGATCCCGAACTCGAGCGGGTCGTCGTCCCGACCGACGGCAGCGACGCCGCCGAGCGCGCCGCCGACGGCGCCCTCGAGATCGCCGAGCGGTACGACGCCGAGATCCGGCCCGTCTACGTTGTCGACGCAACGATCTACGACCTCGAGGACGCGCCCCGGAGCATCATCGGACTGCTCTCGGAGGGGGGCGAGAACGCGACCGAGACCGTCGCGGCCGCGGCCGCGGAACGCGACCTCGAGGCGGTGACGGCCGTCCGTCGCGGCGTCCCGGCGGACGAACTGCTCGAGTACGCGACGGACGTCGGCGCCGATCTCGTCGTCATGGGGACACGAGGACGCGCGGCCGGCGCCGCCGACGACCGCCTGCTGGGGAGTACGACGGCACGGGTCGTCTCGCGGGCTGAGGTGCCGGTACTGGTCGTCGAGTAG
- a CDS encoding universal stress protein, whose translation MVSTVLVPVDGSPLSFQALRHALREYPEAEVIVYHVVDLFDPGYGRDSVVDSPSAYEPLIGTDEWYGSVEEATDRLFSEADAVADEYDREVTTESDIGDPGRLVVEYATEEDVDHVVIGAHGRPDERRPLYGSVSETVVRRVPVSITIVR comes from the coding sequence ATGGTCAGTACGGTGCTCGTCCCGGTAGACGGTTCGCCGCTATCGTTCCAGGCGCTTCGCCACGCGCTTCGAGAATACCCCGAGGCCGAGGTGATCGTCTACCACGTGGTCGACCTCTTCGATCCCGGCTACGGGCGCGACTCCGTCGTCGATTCGCCGTCGGCCTACGAGCCACTGATCGGCACCGACGAGTGGTACGGCTCGGTCGAGGAAGCGACCGATCGCCTGTTCTCGGAGGCCGACGCCGTCGCCGACGAGTACGATCGGGAGGTGACGACCGAGTCCGACATCGGCGACCCGGGGCGTCTCGTCGTCGAGTACGCCACCGAGGAGGACGTCGACCACGTCGTCATCGGTGCTCACGGCCGGCCCGACGAGCGGCGGCCGCTGTACGGAAGCGTCTCCGAGACGGTGGTCCGCCGGGTTCCGGTCTCGATAACCATCGTTCGGTGA
- a CDS encoding dienelactone hydrolase family protein has product MSARNYTTIPVDDVELEGDLAVPADADGVVIFAHGSGSSRKSPRNNYVADALRDRGLGTLLFDLLTEAEDRDRENRFDIPLLTDRLVAATEWLRDSGETGPDVRYGYFGSSTGAAAALRAAARPDSGDVDAVVSRGGRVDLASERLGEVTAPVLLIVGGEDEQVLRLNREATDALAGQREVHVVEGAGHLFEGEGELEEVADVAADWFEQQLL; this is encoded by the coding sequence ATGTCCGCGAGGAACTACACCACGATTCCGGTCGACGACGTCGAACTCGAGGGTGATCTCGCCGTCCCGGCGGACGCGGACGGCGTCGTCATCTTCGCACACGGGAGCGGAAGCAGTCGGAAGAGCCCGCGAAACAACTACGTCGCCGACGCGCTCCGGGACCGGGGACTGGGGACCCTGCTGTTCGACCTGCTGACCGAAGCCGAAGACCGGGACCGCGAGAACCGGTTCGACATCCCCCTGCTGACCGACAGGCTGGTCGCGGCCACCGAGTGGCTCCGCGACAGCGGGGAGACGGGTCCGGACGTCCGGTACGGCTACTTCGGCTCGAGCACGGGGGCCGCGGCGGCGTTGCGCGCGGCGGCCCGTCCGGACTCGGGTGACGTCGATGCCGTCGTCTCTCGCGGCGGCAGGGTCGACCTCGCCTCGGAGCGACTGGGTGAGGTCACCGCGCCGGTCCTGCTGATCGTCGGCGGCGAGGACGAACAGGTGCTGCGGCTCAACCGGGAGGCGACCGACGCGCTGGCCGGCCAACGCGAGGTACACGTCGTCGAGGGCGCGGGCCACCTCTTCGAGGGAGAGGGCGAACTCGAGGAAGTCGCCGACGTGGCAGCCGACTGGTTCGAGCAGCAGCTCCTGTGA
- a CDS encoding Hsp20/alpha crystallin family protein, whose protein sequence is MATDDNPFKSLERQFERMQRQFEQALETWNVDQLGTPATATERMGIDLADRGDEFVLTADVPGFEKQDIELRLSDDTVHITAKRERETTQESDEADEDMYIRSERERRSLSRSVSLPQPVEEDAVEATYRNGVVTLMLPKRETTEPTGRTIDID, encoded by the coding sequence ATGGCAACCGACGACAACCCGTTCAAAAGCCTCGAGCGCCAGTTCGAGCGCATGCAACGGCAGTTCGAACAGGCCCTCGAGACGTGGAACGTCGATCAGTTGGGAACGCCGGCGACGGCGACCGAGCGGATGGGGATCGATCTCGCCGACCGCGGCGACGAGTTCGTCCTGACGGCCGACGTTCCCGGATTCGAGAAACAGGACATCGAGCTGCGGCTCTCGGACGATACGGTTCACATCACCGCGAAGCGCGAGCGGGAGACGACCCAGGAGTCCGACGAAGCGGACGAGGACATGTACATCCGAAGCGAACGCGAGCGTCGATCGCTGAGTCGCTCCGTCAGCCTCCCCCAGCCGGTCGAGGAGGACGCAGTCGAGGCGACGTACAGGAACGGCGTCGTGACACTGATGCTCCCGAAGCGGGAGACGACGGAGCCGACGGGCCGGACGATCGACATCGACTGA
- a CDS encoding universal stress protein produces MHVLVPIDDSDPAEQALEYALAEYPDADITALHVIDPYETSVDAWFADQDYLADLEAEAETLLETARERADDHGASIDTDSVVGKPAREITDYVEEADVDEVVIGSHGRRGTSRVLLGSVAETVVRRAPVPVIVVR; encoded by the coding sequence ATGCACGTCCTCGTCCCGATCGACGACTCCGACCCGGCGGAACAGGCGCTCGAGTACGCACTCGCGGAGTACCCCGACGCGGACATCACGGCACTGCACGTGATCGATCCCTACGAGACGAGCGTCGACGCGTGGTTCGCCGACCAGGACTACCTGGCAGACCTGGAGGCGGAAGCCGAGACGTTGCTCGAGACCGCCCGGGAGAGAGCCGACGACCACGGAGCCTCGATCGACACCGACTCGGTCGTCGGCAAGCCGGCCCGGGAGATCACGGACTACGTCGAGGAGGCGGACGTCGACGAGGTCGTCATCGGCAGCCACGGTCGCCGCGGGACCAGCCGTGTGTTGCTGGGCAGCGTCGCCGAGACGGTGGTCAGGCGCGCACCGGTCCCGGTAATCGTCGTCAGATAG